The following proteins are encoded in a genomic region of Macrobrachium rosenbergii isolate ZJJX-2024 chromosome 31, ASM4041242v1, whole genome shotgun sequence:
- the Cchl gene encoding LOW QUALITY PROTEIN: holocytochrome c-type synthase (The sequence of the model RefSeq protein was modified relative to this genomic sequence to represent the inferred CDS: substituted 1 base at 1 genomic stop codon), which translates to MGNTVSAAQNTATTLTSLAVGGTSGVTVDASQLPPDPAAESTATLEFPIIENSASPVLLESPPVECPMHVKPTIEAPPAECPMHQQAMEPPQQCPVQHDAVPEASEAPVRPHVIPPGSVIPSECPMHQSNQQEQQPQMEFPSECPMSGGGTSSNXYQQNHFGKEHAGKYVDINPLNMEAYPQKPGRSAKPAPRSDRWSSSDLSTERQVSTIPKADTNNDHWVYPSPQMFWNAMLRKGWRWKDDDLSQKDMEHIISIHNVNNELAWQEVLKWESLHKHECGNPKLKRFGGKATEYSPRARMRSWLGYELPFDRHDWIVDRCGKEVRYIIDYYDGGDVDPKNYKFAILDVRPAMDSFENIWDRMVVAWWRWTRKEE; encoded by the exons ATGGGCAATACTGTGTCCGCAGCTCAGAATACTGCAACAACCCTAACTAGCTTGGCAGTAGGAGGAACCAGCGGAGTTACAGTAGATGCATCACAACTGCCTCCTGACCCTGCTGCAGAGTCAACAGCTACTCTTGAGTTCCCAATAATCGAGAATTCTGCGTCTCCCGTGCTCCTAGAGTCTCCACCAGTAGAATGTCCTATGCATGTAAAACCTACAATAGAAGCACCACCTGCTGAGTGTCCCATGCACCAGCAGGCTATGGAACCCCCTCAGCAGTGTCCTGTTCAGCATGACGCAGTTCCTGAGGCATCAGAAGCTCCTGTCAGGCCTCATGTCATTCCACCAGGTTCAGTCATCCCATCTGAGTGCCCTATGCATCAGTCCAATCAACAGGAACAGCAACCACAG ATGGAATTCCCCTCTGAATGTCCTATGAGTGGTGGAGGCACAAGTAGTAATTAATACCAGCAGAATCATTTTGGGAAGGAACATGCTGGGAAGTATGTTGATATCAACCCACTCAACATGGAAGCTTATCCTCAGAAACCAGGCAGATCTGCT AAACCTGCTCCCAGATCAGACCGTTGGTCATCCTCTGATTTGTCCACTGAAAGACAA GTATCGACTATTCCGAAAGCAGATACAAACAACGATCACTGGGTATATCCCTCGCCACAAATGTTTTGGAATGCAATGCTGAGGAAAGGATGGAGATGGAAAGATGACGACCTCTCCCAGAAGGACATGGAGCACATAATCAGCATTCATAATGTCAATAATGAATTAGCATGGCAAGAA gTGTTGAAATGGGAGTCTCTCCATAAGCATGAGTGTGGCAATCCGAAACTGAAACGATTTGGTGGCAAAGCAACAGAGTATTCCCCACGAGCCAGAATGAGGAGTTGGCTGGG TTACGAGTTGCCTTTTGACCGCCATGACTGGATTGTTGACCGTTGCGGCAAAGAAGTTCGCTACATTATTGACTACTACGATGGTGGTGATGTCGATCCTAAGAACTACAAGTTCGCAATCCTCGATGTTCGGCCAGCTATGGACTCCTTCGAAAACATCTGGGACAGGATGGTTGTTGCATGGTGGCGCTGGACGAGGAAAGAAGAATAA